ccagagtatatctatccgtcatcgggatggacaaatcccactgttgatccatatgcctcaactcatactttccgaatacctaatcccacctttataaccacccatttacgcagtggcgtttgatgtaatcaaagtacccttccggcataagtgatttatatgatctcatggtcgaaaggactaggtaactatgtatcgaaagcttatagcaaatgaacttaatgacgtgatcttatgctatgcttaattgggtgtgtccattacatcattcattaatgacataaccttgttattaataacatccaatgttcatgatcatgaaacaatgatcatctattaatcaacaagctagttatacaagaggcttactagggactccttgttgttcacataacacacatgtatcaatgtttcagttaatacaattatagcatggtatgtaaacatttatcataaacataaagatatataataaccattttattattgcctcttgggcatatctccaacattggcatgcattttttggcatggcaggaacaaacaatgatatcaacgtattgcagcgctctccggtgtttgccaggctagctgagggacaagctcctgccgtgaactttgaggtaacggccacgcatacaacaaggggtactatctagctgatggtatatacccgacgtatgctacatttgtgaagacaattccGTCTCCAGCAAACGAGATGGACGCTTATTTTGCAACATGCCAGGAAGCAGCAcgcaaggatgttgagcgtgcttTTGGGGTGCTTCAGCAGCGTTTCGCCGTTATCaggtaccctgctctcacttggtctgAGTCTCAGATGTGGAAGGTGATGAACgcctgtgtgatcatgcacaacatgatcattgagaacGAGCGCGACGAACCTGTGCAGGATGATCAACCATTTGATTATTAAGGGCCACTTGCTGAGGTAGAGCATGTACCCCAAGATTTTGCCTGTTTTCTTCATATGcacaatgaaattcgagatgcaggTGTCCATGCACAACTTCAGACGGATCTAGCTGCGCATTTGTGGGCGAGGAGATGAGTcgccaacaatgcatgattttatttctatttgtttgaatgtatgaataatttaatttccATT
This region of Lolium perenne isolate Kyuss_39 chromosome 2, Kyuss_2.0, whole genome shotgun sequence genomic DNA includes:
- the LOC139835096 gene encoding uncharacterized protein, whose product is MNKELYLKIVYGVREYDDYFMAKQDCTGLWGFTSIQKCTAAMRCLAYGAPPDTANDYLRMTESTSNEMDAYFATCQEAARKDVERAFGVLQQRFAVIRYPALTWSESQMWKVMNACVIMHNMIIENERDEPVQDDQPFDY